The DNA sequence GTTCGGCGTGCTGTCGGGCATGGCGCTGATCGGCATCACCACCTCGGCTGACGCCAATATCGGCAATGGTTACACGCTGCTGGCCATCGCCGGCGTCATCCTCGGCGGCGGCGAGTTCGTCGGCGGCCGGGTCTCGCCGATCGGCGCAGTCATCGGCGCGCTGACGCTGGCGCTGGCCGCCTCGCCGCTCCTCACCTTCATGCACATTCCGCCCGACTGGCAGGTGGCCGCCAACGGCGCCATCCTGATCATCGTGCTTGCGGCGCGGGTGCTGATCAGCCGCAGGGAAAGGTGAGCGATGGCTTCGCTGAAAACCCTGCTCACAAAACCCTGGATCTGGTCGTTTGTCGGTGCGCTGCTGGTGTGGTTGGCGACGATCGCCTTCACCGGGGGCTATGGCGGCGGCGGCATGGTCACGGCGGCATTGTCGCTTGCCGTGTTCACCGTCATCGTCGGCGTCGGCCAGATGTTCGTCATTACGCTTGGACCTGGCAATGTCGACCTGTCGCTGCCGGCCAATATCGGCCTCGCCAGCGCGGTCGCCATGAAGGTGATGGGCGGCAGCGATGCCATGATCCTGGTCGGATTGCTGGCGGCGCTCGCCTGTGGCGCCGCGATCGGGACCATCAACTATCTCTTGATCTGGGCGCTGCGCATTCCGCCGATCATCGCCACGCTGTCGGCGAGCTTCATCATCCAGTCGGTCGACATCAGCTATGGGCGCGGACTGCAGATCAAGCCGCCGCCTGGCTTCGCCGATTTCACCAACTGGCAGGTGCTGGGCGTGCCCGTGCTGGCGATCCTCACTGTGCTGTTCACCATCGGTGCGGCCATCGCCTTGCAGCGCATGATCTATGGCCGCTCGGTGCTGGCGATCGGCCAGAACATCCGCGCCGCCTGGCTCGCCGGCGTCAATGTCGGGCGGATCCGTTTTCTCACCTATACGCTGTCGGGCGCGCTCGGCGGCATCGATGGCGCGCTGCTCGCCGGTTATTTCCGCGGCGCCAATGTCGACATCGGCAACGAATACCTGCTCGCTTCGATCGCCGTGGTCGTCATCGGCGGCACGTCGGTGGCGGGCGGCAAGGCGAATGTGCCGGGCGTCTGGGGCGCGGCGCTGTTCCTGGTGCTGCTGCTCACCATGCTCAACACATTCGGCGTCAGCGCCGGGGTGCGTCTCCTGCTGACCGGGCTTATCATCGTAGGGGTGATTACGGCTGCGGGCGGCGAGAAGGCGGTGCGCTGACCGCAACGTCTCCGGCGCGACCGCAGCCTATCCGCCAACCATTGGACCAGCCGGTTCCCATTCGCGGCGTGGCCTTGTAAACCGGTCCCCGATCTCAGTCGGTCTTGGGAGGCCCCCACTTGTCCAGTTCTGTCAGCGTCGCGAACGAGGGTGGCGTCGCCATCGTCACCATCGACAATCCGCCGGTAAACGCGCTGAGTTTCCACGTCCGCGAACCGCTGATGCAGGCTCTGGTCGCTTTGCGCGATGACGCATCGGTCGCGGCCATCGTCATCGCTTGCGCCGGCCGGACCTTCGTTGCCGGCGCCGACATCACCGAATTCGGCAAGCCGATGCAGCAGCCGGAATTGCGCGCCATCGTGGCTGTGCTGGAAGCCATCGCCAGGCCAACGGTCGCCGCCATCCACGGTACCGCGCTCGGCGGCGGGCTGGAATTGGCGCTCGGCTGCCATTTCCGCGTTGCCGATCAAGGCGCCAGGCTCGGCCTGCCCGAGGTGAAGCTCGGCATCCTGCCCGGTGGCGGCGGCACGGTGCGGCTGCCACGCTTGGTTGGCGCAGCCAAGGCATTGAAGATGATCGTTTCCGGTACACCGATCGGTGCCGATGAGGCTTACGGCGCCGGCCTGGTGGATGCCGTTTTCGAAGGCGATCTGACCACCCACGCCGTGAATTTCGCCCGCGAAATGGCCCGCAAGGGCGGTCCGTTCCCGCCGGTGCGCGACCGCGACGACGTCCTGAAGGAGACCGACCTTGCCGCCTTCGATGCGGAGGCCGCGGATCTTGCCCGCAAAGCGCGTGGCCTCGAAGCGCCAATCGCCTGTGCGCGGGCGGTGCGCAATGCCGTCACGCTGCCCTTCGACGAGGCGCTGGCGGAGGAGCGGGCGCTGTTCGTCAAGCTTGTCGCCAGCGACCAGTCGCGCGCCCAACGGCACCTGTTTTTCGCCGAACGCGAGGCGGCCAAGCTTCCCGGCAAGGACGTCGTCAAGCGCAGGATCGCCCGCGTCGGCGTCATCGGCGCCGGCACGATGGGCGGCGGCATTGCCATGGCCTTCGCCAATGGCGGCTTTCCCGTCACCTTGCTGGAAACCAGCCAGGAGGCGCTGCGGCGCGGGTTGGCGACGATCGAGAAGAATTACACCGTCTCGGTTGCACGCGGCTCCTTGAGCGAGGATGCCAAGCGGCAGCGGCTCGCCCAGTTCAAAGGCACGATCGATCATGCCGATCTCGCCGATTGCGACCTGATCGTCGAGGCAGCGTTCGAGGACATGGCGGTCAAGAAAGAAATCTTCGGGAAGCTCGACGCGGTGGCGAGGCCGGGCGCCATCCTCGCCACCAACACCTCTTATCTCGACATCGACGAAATCGCCGCCTCGACCTCGCGGCCGCAGGATGTGCTCGGCCTGCATTTCTTCTCGCCGGCCAACGTCATGAAACTGCTGGAGATCGTGCGCGCCGAAAAAACGGCGCCCGATGCGCTGGCGACCGTGATTGACCTTGCGCGCCGGATCGGCAAGGTGGCTGTCGTCGTCGGCGTCTGTCACGGCTTCGTCGGCAACCGTATGCTGGCCGTGCGCGGCTCGGAATCCGAGGCGCTGCTGCTCGAAGGCGCGACCCCCAGCCAGATCGACAAGGCGTTCACCGATTTCGGCTGGCCGATGGGTCCGTTCCAGATGGGCGACCTTGCCGGCCTCGACATCGGCTGGCGAAACCGCAAGGCGCGGGGCCTGACGGCCGTCATCGCCGACACGCTGTGCGAACAGGGGCGCTTCGGCCAGAAAACCGGCCGTGGCTTCTATCTCTACGAGAACGGTTCGCGCACGCCGGTGCCCGATCCCGAGGTCGAGGCGCTGATCCGCGACAAGGCGGCGGAAAAGGGCATCGTGCCGCGCACGATAGACGCCGACGAAATCATCGAGCGCACACTCTATCCCCTGGTCAACGAAGGCGCGAAGATTTTGGAGGAGGGAATCGCGGCCCGTGCGTCCGACATCGATGTCGTCTGGGTCAATGGCTATGGCTTTCCCATCGGCAAGGGCGGCCCGATGTTCTGGGCCGGCCTCGAAGGCGCGGCCAGGATCGTCGGGCGACTCAGGTATTGGCATGAGCGGACGGGCAAGGATGTTTTCAAACCGGCGCCCTTGCTCGAGCGGATGGCCAAAACCGACTCGTGGGAAGCCTGACCCGGGGTAGTCAGCGGCCTGCGGGAATCACCGGATCCGCGCGTCGATGATCTCGACGAAGCGGGCGAAAAGGCCGGCCTGCGACTTGATGTTGAGCTTGCGGTAGATGTTGCGGCGATGGACCTTCACGGTTCCCGGCACGATGCGCATGGCCCTGGCGATCGATTCCGTCGAATGGCCCTGCAGCACCAGGTCGACGACGTGTTTTTCGCGCGGCGTCAGCGACAGGCTTTTCCAGATATGGGCGCGGTCGAACTCGTTGACCTCGGTGATTTCCTCGTCCTGCTTCGTCTCGGCCGGTTCGTCGGCGGGAAGAGTTGGCCAGCGCAGCCTGGTGAAGCTGATCACCGTCGGCGCCATGTCGCGCAGCAGCCTGGCATCGGCGGTGCCGAACGGACCGGAAGCGCTGAGCCGCATCAGCGACAGCACCAGCGCGTCCTTGCCCGGCAGCGGCACGAAGAAGCCGACTTCCTCGGCCAGCCTGGTCTGGCTGTAATAGGAGCGAAAATATTCGCTGGCGTAGAAGCGATCAGGAGCCAGTTCGCGCATGCGCCAGAACCCTTCCTTGCGCTCGACCGCCGCGTGATGGAAGGGGTCGAGCAGATAGGGGCCTTCCTGATAGAGCGCGACGAAGACGTGGCTTTCGGCCGGCGTGAAGGTCTCGAACAGCAGTGGCGGGCGCGCGGCACCCCGATAGCCGAAGATCACGCAATGGTCGAAGCCGACATGCTGCCGCAGCCAATCGACCATCGCTTGGCCGAAGAGATCGCCGCTCGTCTCCCGCGTCGCCGCGACAAGCGTCGCGAGCCGGCTGTATTCGTCGCTGCGGGAAGCGCTCAATCCAGTACCCCCTTAAACGGGAAAATAGATCAGATATACCACCTGCGAGGTATATACTAGCTGCCATTAGCTCTGGTAGCGTCTTGAAATCGCATCGTCCTGGAGCCCGCAGCCTTGACCGCAGTGCCCGACATCGAATTTCGCGGCGTCGCCAAGCGCTATGGCGCGGTGACCGCGGTCAGCGGCATCGACCTTGCCGTGCCGCCCTCCGCCTTCGTTGCGCTGCTTGGACCGTCCGGCTGCGGCAAGACCACCTGCCTGCGCATGATCGGCGGGTTCGAACAGCCGAGCGAAGGCCAGGTGTTCATCCGTGGCCAGGACATGGCCGGCACGCCGCCCTACCGACGGCCTGTCAACATGGTGTTCCAGCAATACGCGCTGTTTCCGCATCTCGATGTCGAAGCCAACGTTTCCTACGGGCTGCGCCAGGCAAGGCCACGGCTGTCGTCGCGCGATATCGGCCGGCGGGCTGGCGAAGCGCTCGAAATGGTGCGGCTCGCCGGCTATGGCGGCCGCAAGATCCACGAACTGTCCGGCGGCCAGCAGCAGCGTGTCGCGCTGGCGCGTGCATTGGTCAACAAGCCGGCGGTGCTGCTGCTCGACGAACCGCTTGCGGCGCTGGACAAGAAGCTGCGCACCGACATGCAGATCGAGCTGCAGAACCTGCAGCGCGAGATCGGCATCACCTTCGTGCTGGTGACCCACGACCAGGAGGAAGCGCTGTCGATGAGCGATTTCGTCTGCGTCATGAATGGCGGGCGCATCGTCCAGCTCGGCCAGCCGAGCGAGATCTATGACGAGCCGGCCGACCTGTTCGTCGCCGATTTCGTCGGCAAGACCAATCTGTTGAGCGGCACCGTCGCCGGGCACACGGGCGACCTGGTGGACGTGGCGCTGGCGGACGGCACTGTGGTCGCGGCGCGCAAGCGAACCGCGCTTCGACAAGGCGAGACCGT is a window from the Mesorhizobium australicum WSM2073 genome containing:
- a CDS encoding ABC transporter ATP-binding protein, with the translated sequence MTAVPDIEFRGVAKRYGAVTAVSGIDLAVPPSAFVALLGPSGCGKTTCLRMIGGFEQPSEGQVFIRGQDMAGTPPYRRPVNMVFQQYALFPHLDVEANVSYGLRQARPRLSSRDIGRRAGEALEMVRLAGYGGRKIHELSGGQQQRVALARALVNKPAVLLLDEPLAALDKKLRTDMQIELQNLQREIGITFVLVTHDQEEALSMSDFVCVMNGGRIVQLGQPSEIYDEPADLFVADFVGKTNLLSGTVAGHTGDLVDVALADGTVVAARKRTALRQGETVSVSLRPESLSLGAPESGPLKGIVRNRIFLGSTAEYAIEVQGIGTLLAKADHLIGQGNLFKPGEPVAIGYAMGTPLAFPETKNNGTNQRVNKHVEIIS
- a CDS encoding ABC transporter permease; protein product: MASLKTLLTKPWIWSFVGALLVWLATIAFTGGYGGGGMVTAALSLAVFTVIVGVGQMFVITLGPGNVDLSLPANIGLASAVAMKVMGGSDAMILVGLLAALACGAAIGTINYLLIWALRIPPIIATLSASFIIQSVDISYGRGLQIKPPPGFADFTNWQVLGVPVLAILTVLFTIGAAIALQRMIYGRSVLAIGQNIRAAWLAGVNVGRIRFLTYTLSGALGGIDGALLAGYFRGANVDIGNEYLLASIAVVVIGGTSVAGGKANVPGVWGAALFLVLLLTMLNTFGVSAGVRLLLTGLIIVGVITAAGGEKAVR
- a CDS encoding 3-hydroxyacyl-CoA dehydrogenase NAD-binding domain-containing protein, giving the protein MSSSVSVANEGGVAIVTIDNPPVNALSFHVREPLMQALVALRDDASVAAIVIACAGRTFVAGADITEFGKPMQQPELRAIVAVLEAIARPTVAAIHGTALGGGLELALGCHFRVADQGARLGLPEVKLGILPGGGGTVRLPRLVGAAKALKMIVSGTPIGADEAYGAGLVDAVFEGDLTTHAVNFAREMARKGGPFPPVRDRDDVLKETDLAAFDAEAADLARKARGLEAPIACARAVRNAVTLPFDEALAEERALFVKLVASDQSRAQRHLFFAEREAAKLPGKDVVKRRIARVGVIGAGTMGGGIAMAFANGGFPVTLLETSQEALRRGLATIEKNYTVSVARGSLSEDAKRQRLAQFKGTIDHADLADCDLIVEAAFEDMAVKKEIFGKLDAVARPGAILATNTSYLDIDEIAASTSRPQDVLGLHFFSPANVMKLLEIVRAEKTAPDALATVIDLARRIGKVAVVVGVCHGFVGNRMLAVRGSESEALLLEGATPSQIDKAFTDFGWPMGPFQMGDLAGLDIGWRNRKARGLTAVIADTLCEQGRFGQKTGRGFYLYENGSRTPVPDPEVEALIRDKAAEKGIVPRTIDADEIIERTLYPLVNEGAKILEEGIAARASDIDVVWVNGYGFPIGKGGPMFWAGLEGAARIVGRLRYWHERTGKDVFKPAPLLERMAKTDSWEA
- a CDS encoding helix-turn-helix transcriptional regulator, which translates into the protein MSASRSDEYSRLATLVAATRETSGDLFGQAMVDWLRQHVGFDHCVIFGYRGAARPPLLFETFTPAESHVFVALYQEGPYLLDPFHHAAVERKEGFWRMRELAPDRFYASEYFRSYYSQTRLAEEVGFFVPLPGKDALVLSLMRLSASGPFGTADARLLRDMAPTVISFTRLRWPTLPADEPAETKQDEEITEVNEFDRAHIWKSLSLTPREKHVVDLVLQGHSTESIARAMRIVPGTVKVHRRNIYRKLNIKSQAGLFARFVEIIDARIR